Proteins from one Enoplosus armatus isolate fEnoArm2 chromosome 4, fEnoArm2.hap1, whole genome shotgun sequence genomic window:
- the ankrd39 gene encoding ankyrin repeat domain-containing protein 39, translating to MASDRHHCSCCSHPVSASVHQTLNEMDFERGIWSAAMDGDLERVKSLMQKGTDPNLRDSAGYTALHYASRSGHQAVCKFLLENGACASPQTPGGATPLHRSAYCGHLDVVRLLLHHRADPMLCDDDGACPLHKAAERGHEEVCQLLLEHCPALCSQVNKRLQLPYQLAPQGDLQELLKSPR from the exons ATGGCGTCTGATAGACACCATTGTTCGTGTTGCTCCCATCCAGTCTCTGCCAGTGTTCACCAGACGCTGAATGAAATGGATTTTGAACGAG GTATCTGGTCTGCTGCAATGGATGGGGACTTGGAGAGAGTCAAGTCCTTAATGCAGAAGGGCACAGACCCTAACCTGAGAGACTCAGCTGGGTACACAGCTCTG CACTATGCAAGTCGCAGTGGTCATCAGGCTGTATGCAAGTTTCTTCTTGAGAATGGTGCTTGTGCATCTCCCCAGACACCAGGCGGTGCCACACCACTCCATCGATCAGCTTACTGCGGTCATCTGGATGTGGTTAGACTCCTGCTGCACCACAGAGCAGATCCAATGCTCTGTGACGACGATGGCGCATGTCCTTTACATAAG GCTGCAGAACGGGGTCATGAAGAAGTGTGTCAGCTGCTTCTTGAGCACTGTCCAGCTCTCTGCAGCCAGGTGAACAAGAGGCTCCAGCTACCCTACCAGCTGGCACCACAGGGAGATCTGCAGGAACTCTTAAAATCACCTAGGTGA
- the kctd9a gene encoding BTB/POZ domain-containing protein KCTD9a has product MRRVTLFVNGTCKNGKVVAVYGTLSDLLSVASNKLGIKASSLYNGKGGLIDDIALIRDDDVLYVSEGDPFIDPQNEAKVTSDQHGAHTDWLTLNIGGRPFTTTRSTLVSKEPESMLAHMFREKDVWGNKRDEHGAYLIDRSPEYFEPILNYLRHGQLIINEGINIRGVLEEARFFGIEQLAEQLEVAIKNSQPPEDHSPISRKEFVRFLLATPTKSELRCQGLNFSGADLSRLDLRYINFKMANLSRCNLTHANLCCSNLERADLSGANLDGANLQGVKMLCSNAEGASLKGCNFEDPSGLKANLEGANLKGVDMEGSQMTGINLRVATLKNAKLKNCNLRGATLAGTDLENCDLSGCDLQEANLRGSNVKGAIFEEMLTPLHMSQSVR; this is encoded by the exons ATGAGAAGAGTTACCTTATTTGTTAACGGGACATGTAAAAATGGCAAG gtTGTAGCAGTGTACGGGACCTTGTCCGACCTACTTTCCGTAGCAAGCAATAAGTTAGGAATCAAAGCCTCCAGTTTATACAATGGAAAGGGTGGTCTCATAGATGACATTGCCCTTATAAG AGATGACGACGTGTTGTATGTGTCAGAAGGAGATCCGTTTATTG ACCCTCAAAATGAAGCCAAGGTTACATCTGATCAGCACGGAGCACACACTGATTGGCTGACCCTTAATATTGGTGGTCGtcccttcaccaccaccag gagCACCTTGGTCAGCAAAGAGCCAGAGAGTATGCTTGCTCACATGTTTCGAGAGAAAG ATGTGTGGGGGAACAAGCGGGACGAGCATGGGGCTTACCTCATCGACCGCAGCCCTGAATACTTTGAGCCTATTCTCAACTACTTGAGACATGGTCAGCTCATTATCAATGAAGGCATAAATATTCGAG GTGTCCTCGAGGAGGCTCGGTTCTTTGGAATTGAGCAGCTTGCTGAACAGCTGGAGGTTGCAATCAAG AACTCCCAGCCACCTGAGGACCACTCTCCCATTTCCCGCAAGGAGTTTGTTCGTTTTCTTCTGGCAACACCAACCAAGTCAGAGCTCCGCTGTCAG GGTCTTAATTTTAGTGGCGCAGATCTGTCCCGACTTGATTTGCGTTACATCAATTTCAAGATGGCTAATCTCAGCCGCTGCAATCTAACACATGCCAACCTGTGCTGTTCCAATCTGGAGCGGGCTGATCTTTCTGGAGCCAACCTGGAC GGTGCCAACTTACAAGGGGTGAAGATGCTCTGTTCCAATGCTGAGGGAGCTTCTCTCAAAGGATGCAACTTTGAAGATCCATCTGGACTGAAGGCCAATTTGGAAG GTGCTAACCTGAAAGGAGTTGACATGGAAGGAAGCCAAATGACTGGTATCAACCTGCGTGTGGCCACTCTGAAAAATGCAAAGCTGAAGAATTGTAACCTGCGGGGAGCCACTTTAGCGGGGACTGATCTTGAG AACTGTGACCTGTCCGGCTGCGATCTACAAGAAGCCAACCTGAGAGGGTCCAATGTGAAAGGAGCCATTTTTGAAGAGATGCTGACCCCTCTGCACATGTCACAGAGTGTCAGAtaa
- the LOC139284057 gene encoding progonadoliberin-1-like has product MHRRMATKTLALWLLLVGTVTQGCCQHWSYGLSPGGKRDLDSLSDTLGNIVEGFPQVDAPCSVLGCAEESPLSKMYRVKGFLGSVTDRENGHRTYKK; this is encoded by the exons ATGCACAGAAG AATGGCTACAAAAACCTTGGCGCTGTGGCTGCTACTGGTGGGGACAGTGACACAGGGCTGCTGCCAGCACTGGTCATATGGACTGAGCCCAGGAGGGAAGAGGGACCTGGACAGCCTTTCAGACACACTGGGCAAT ATCGTTGAGGGTTTTCCACAAGTGGACGCACCCTGCAGTGTTTTGGGTTGTGCAGAGGAGTCACCTCTTTCCAAAATGTACAGAGTGAAAGGATTTCTT GGAAGTGTCACCGACAGGGAAAATGGACACAGAACATATAAGAAATGA